The following proteins are co-located in the Nitrospiria bacterium genome:
- a CDS encoding HAD-IIA family hydrolase — protein MDGVLVRGNKVIPGADLFIERLKKEKRKFLILTNNSERTPRDLQHRLEQIGLRVTVEHLYTSALATASFLSSQKPKGTAFVIGGSGLIDALHQAGYIITEYQPDYVVVGDTQHYDYHHITQAIRFIQGGARLIGANPDVTGPSDTGIVPATGALVALIEKAVGCKAYFVGKPNPLMMRSALRKLGEHSENTIMVGDRMDTDVVVGIESGLETILVLSGVTKKEDIEHFPYRPTRILDSVTSIEI, from the coding sequence ATGGACGGTGTATTGGTCCGCGGGAATAAAGTCATCCCGGGAGCAGATCTGTTTATTGAACGTTTGAAAAAGGAAAAACGAAAGTTTCTCATCCTGACCAACAACTCGGAAAGAACTCCTAGGGATCTGCAACATCGTTTGGAACAAATCGGGTTAAGGGTTACTGTTGAACACCTCTACACCTCTGCACTTGCTACCGCAAGCTTCCTCTCCTCTCAAAAACCAAAAGGAACCGCTTTCGTGATTGGGGGTTCAGGGCTGATCGACGCGTTACATCAAGCCGGGTATATCATTACGGAATACCAACCTGATTATGTTGTGGTGGGAGACACCCAACACTATGATTATCACCACATTACCCAGGCCATCCGGTTTATACAGGGAGGAGCTAGGTTAATCGGAGCCAATCCCGATGTAACAGGGCCCAGTGACACCGGAATTGTTCCAGCCACTGGGGCCTTGGTGGCTTTAATTGAAAAGGCCGTGGGTTGCAAAGCCTATTTTGTGGGAAAACCCAACCCTCTAATGATGCGGTCGGCCCTCAGGAAATTGGGAGAACATTCGGAAAATACCATAATGGTGGGAGATCGAATGGATACCGATGTGGTAGTGGGAATTGAAAGCGGGTTGGAAACGATTCTCGTATTGTCAGGGGTTACGAAAAAAGAAGATATAGAACACTTTCCTTACCGGCCTACCAGAATTTTAGACTCGGTGACTTCCATCGAAATTTAA